A single region of the Silene latifolia isolate original U9 population chromosome 8, ASM4854445v1, whole genome shotgun sequence genome encodes:
- the LOC141594932 gene encoding protein NDR1-like, with translation MSSGQAKSCCSCGCLVSTAISAIFLWLAFRILTPTCSIENFDVFALQKTPNNNSIHYDLKLKNRNFNKGIYYDALNLTFYYKPNRSNFPVGNVTIDSFYQGFWKSTHRVGDIEPKGVNLKNANGDAVFRVELATEVRYRSPLWKTKRHSLVVGADLKVNDQGSLIKGKGNNGIKLSSAPGRRMSWISVGGILGTLFFIHSL, from the coding sequence atgtcatcaggACAAGCAAAAAGTTGTTGTAGCTGTGGTTGTCTTGTTTCAACAGCAATTTCCGCCATTTTTCTATGGCTTGCTTTCAGAATCCTAACCCCTACATGCTCCATTGAAAACTTTGACGTTTTTGCCCTTCAAAAAACACCTAACAACAACTCTATCCACTACGATCTCAAGCTCAAAAACCGAAACTTCAACAAGGGAATTTACTATGATGCCCTCAACCTTACATTTTACTACAAACCTAACCGTAGTAACTTTCCTGTAGGAAATGTCACTATTGACTCCTTCTACCAGGGGTTTTGGAAGAGTACTCACCGGGTCGGCGATATCGAGCCTAAAGGGGTAAATTTGAAAAATGCGAATGGCGACGCGGTTTTTAGGGTGGAACTGGCGACGGAGGTGAGGTATAGGAGTCCATTGTGGAAGACTAAACGACACAGTTTGGTTGTTGGGGCTGACTTGAAAGTCAACGATCAAGGAAGTTTGATTAAGGGTAAGGGTAATAATGGAATTAAATTAAGCTCGGCTCCTGGAAGGAGGATGAGCTGGATTAGTGTGGGGGGTATTTTGGGTACTTTGTTTTTTATTCATTCCTTGTAG